In one Triplophysa rosa linkage group LG13, Trosa_1v2, whole genome shotgun sequence genomic region, the following are encoded:
- the sesn4 gene encoding sestrin-3 has product MIICTKNMDYRLGTQCQLVQNQVMVNSEKDRASLLRVKALASRGRLDTVSQQMASHPQYLESFLRTQHYILYMDGPLPLPYRHYIAIMAAARHHCRNLVSLHSAQFLRVGGDPSWLQGLEAAPPRLQQLDHINKVLAHQPWLTARSHIQALLKTGEQCWSLAELVQAVVLLAHCHSLCSFVFGSGSDPDIAATPRVPRGTPPGFCLGDAANGNTALSPAPAAPTEKTQRRRSLDSSCEVAYFREQIQKSQEEKERKGVSQTLPHADAEEEEEAMCAADPSRFVTDPEFGYQEFTRREEDHFQVFRVQDYSWEDHGFSLVNRLYSDIGHLLDERFRNVASLPFPHSPDLKRAIWNYIHCIYGIRYDDYDYGEVNRLMERGMKLYIKAVACYPDSSKTPLCPLSWAPVTASEKVHVNVLVMEARLQAELLYALRAITQYMIA; this is encoded by the exons ATGATCATCTGTACAAAAAATATGGATTATCGCCTTGGAACTCAGTGCCAGTTGGTTCAAAATCAG GTGATGGTAAACTCTGAGAAAGACCGTGCTTCTCTGTTGCGTGTTAAGGCTTTGGCCAGCAGGGGGCGTCTGGACACGGTGTCTCAGCAGATGGCCTCTCATCCACAGTACCTGGAGAGTTTCCTGCGAACCCAGCACTACATCCTCTATATGGATGGCCCGTTGCCCCTGCCTTACCGCCATTACATTGCCATCATG GCTGCAGCACGGCATCATTGTAGGAACTTGGTGTCTTTGCACTCGGCTCAGTTCCTGCGTGTGGGCGGAGACCCGTCATGGCTTCAGGGGCTGGAGGCAGCGCCCCCGCGTCTACAACAGCTCGACCACATCAACAAGGTCCTGGCCCATCAACCCTGGCTCACAGCTCGCTCACACATACAG GCGCTACTCAAAACAGGAGAGCAGTGCTGGTCTCTGGCTGAGCTGGTACAGGCGGTGGTTCTTCTGGCCCACTGTCACTCGCtttgtagttttgtttttggctCCGGTTCAGACCCCGACATCGCGGCCACTCCCAGGGTTCCTCGCGGCACGCCCCCTGGCTTCTGTCTCGGTGATGCTGCTAACGGCAACACGGCTCTATCACCAGCCCCTGCTGCACCCACAGAAAAAACACAACGGCGAAGG TCCCTAGACTCCAGCTGTGAGGTCGCTTACTTTCGAGAGCAAATCCAAAAATCTCAAGAGGAGAAGGAAAGAAAAGGAGTGTCACAGACACTCCCACACGCAG AtgcagaggaagaggaggaggcgaTGTGTGCCGCAGACCCCTCCCGCTTCGTCACGGATCCAGAATTCGGCTACCAGGAATTCACCCGACGGGAGGAGGACCATTTCCAAGTATTCCGAGTGCAG GACTACTCGTGGGAGGATCACGGCTTCTCGCTGGTAAACAGGTTGTACTCAGATATAGGCCACTTGCTAGACGAGCGGTTTCGCAATGTGGCTTCCCTCCCTTTCCCTCATAGCCCCGACCTCAAAAGAGCCATCTGGAACTATATTCATTGCATCTACGGCATAAG GTATGATGATTATGATTACGGGGAAGTTAACCGATTGATGGAGCGTGGCATGAAACTTTATATAAAAGCCGTGGCCTGCTATCCCGACTCCAGCAAGACCCCTCTGTGTCCACTCTCCTGGGCTCCTGTCACAGCTTCAGAGAAG GTCCATGTAAATGTATTGGTGATGGAGGCACGTCTGCAGGCCGAGCTGCTGTATGCGCTCCGAGCCATCACTCAATACATGATCGCGTAG
- the lg13hxorf65 gene encoding uncharacterized protein CXorf65 homolog has translation MFVYIKHGENDHFIVNTYCPVTFLMQHIRAKLGLAESELIDLCDKQGAMTCLFLPQNTQKWAHELLKPRESFIVCSVNRTSDGAYSSVTSLLSGVDSALLESLQGQIDNLERTRLKQFCVLEAPSAELKESTVQAPPKTTKKLKGRPRK, from the exons atgtttgtttacattaaacatgGAG AAAATGACCACTTCATTGTCAACACCTATTGTCCAGTTACTTTCTTAATGCAGCATATAAGAGCCAAGCTGGGACTGGCTGAGTCAG agctCATAGATCTGTGTGATAAACAAGGAGCAATGACATGTCTCTTCCTGCCCCAGAATACACAGAAGTGGGCTCATGAATTGCTAAAGCCCAGAGAGTCTTTTATTGTTTGCAGTGTCAACC GTACCTCTGATGGTGCATATTCCTCTGTCACATCACTACTGTCCGGTGTTGATTCTGCTCTATTAG AGTCCCTGCAGGGTCAAATTGACAATCTTGAGCGAACTCGCCTAAAGCAGTTTTGTGTTTTGGAGGCTCCTAGTGCTGAATTAAAGGAAAGCACCGTTCAAGCACCACCCAAAACT ACTAAAAAACTAAAAGGAAGGCCACGCAAGTAA